The DNA sequence ACCTACGTCATCGACGGACGCACGATCACGACCGAGGAGCTCCGCTGAGCGGGTACGACTACATCACCGACGGCAACGAGATCTACCGCCGCTCGTTCGCGACGATCCGCGCGGAGACCGATCTCTCCGGGCTCCCGCCCGGTGTCGACGACATCGCCGTCCGCATGATCCACGCCTGCGGTCAGGTCGACCTCGTCGACGACATCGCCGCCTCCGACGGCGTCGTCGCGGCCGCCCGCTCCGCGCTGCGGGCCGGTGCCCCGATCCTGTGCGACGCGATGATGGTCGCCTCCGGGGTGACCGCCGCCCGGCTCCCCGCGGACAACGAGGTGCTCTGCCTGCTGCGCGACGCCCGGGTCCCCGACCACGCGCGCCGGATCGGCAACACCCGGTCCGCGGCCGCCCTGGAGCTGCTCGCCGACCGCTTCGAGGGCGCGGTGGTCGCGATCGGGAACGCCCCGACCGCGCTGTTCCACGTACTGGACCTCATCGACCGGGGCGACGCACCCCGCCCGGCCGCGATCATCGGCATCCCGGTGGGGTTCATCGGTGCCGCCGAGTCCAAGGTGGCCCTGTCCGAGCGGACCGACCTGGAGCACCTCGTCGTCCACGGCCGTCGTGGCGGGTCGGCGATCACCGCGGCGGCGCTGAACGCGCTGGCCCACGAACAGGAGATCATCGCGTGAACGCGCAGCAACACAGCGTGAACGAGCCTGCGAGTGACGCGCAGCAACACAGCGTGAACGAGCCTGCGAGTGACGCGCAGCAGCACGGCGTGACGGGCACCCTCTACGGCGTCGGCCTCGGTCCGGGCGACCCCGAGCTGACGACCATCAAGGCCGCCCGGCTCGTCCGCGACGCCGACGTCATCGCCTACCACTCCGCGCGGCACGGCCGCTCCATCGCGCGCCGGATCGCCGAGCCGCACCTGTCGGGCACCGCGATCGAGGAGGCCCTGGTCTACCCGGTCACCACCGAGGCCACCGACCACCCCGGCGGCTACCAGGGCGCGATCGACGCGTTCTACGCCGAGGCCGCCGCCCGGCTCGCCGCGCACCTCGACGCGGGCCGCGACGTCGTGCTGCTCGCCGAGGGCGACCCGCTGTTCTACGGCTCCTACATGCACATGCACAAGCGCCTGGCGGGGCGCTATCCCACCGAGGTCGTGCCGGGCGTCACCTCGATCAGCGGTGCGGCCGCGGCGATCGGGCAGCCGCTGGTGGAGCGCAACGAGGTGCTCACCGTGCTCCCGGGCACGCTGCCCCGTGAGGAGCTGGCCCGGCGGCTCGCGGGGACCGACTCGGCGGCGGTGATGAAGCTCGGGCGCACCTTCACCGCGGTCCGCGGGGCGATGGCCGACGCCGGCGTGCTCGACCGGGCCCGCTACGTCGAGCGGGCGACGATGGAGGGGCAGCGGACCGGGGCGCTGTCCGACGTGGATCCCTCCGACGTGCCCTACTTCGCGATCACCCTGGTGCCCGGCGAGGTCGCCGCATCGGTGCCCGAGGAGGCCGTCGCATCCGTCGCGGAGCCCGGGGGCGCGGCGGCCGAGGAGCGGTCGGTGCGCGGGCCGGGCGAGGTCGTCGTCGTCGGGACCGGGCCCGCCGGGCGGGACTGGCTGACCCCGCAGGTCGCCCGCGCGCTGTCCGAGGTGGACGACCTCGTCGGCTACCGCCCCTACCTGGACCGGGTGCCGCCGAACCCGCGTCAGGCCCGGCACGCCTCGGACAACAAGGTCGAGTCCGAGCGGGCCGCGCACGCGCTGGACCTCGCCGCCTCGGGAAGGCGGGTCGCCGTCGTCTCCGCCGGGGACCCTGGGGTGTTCGCGATGGCGACCGCGGTGCTGGAGGTGGCCGCGGAGCCGAAGTACCACGACGTCCCGGTCCGGGTGCTGCCCGGCATGTCCGCGGCGCAGGCCGTGGCGGCTGCCGTCGGCGCCCCGCTGGGGCACGACCACGCCATGATCTCACTGTCGGACCGGCTCAAGCCGTGGGACGTCGTCGCGGACCGGCTGCGGGCCGTGGCCGCGGCCGACCTGGCGATCGCGATCTACAACCCGCGCTCGAAGGCCCGGCCGTGGCAGGTCGGCGCGGCCCGCGACGTGCTGCTGGAGCACCGCGCCCCGGACACGCCGGTGGTGCTGGGCCGCGACGTCGGCGGCGCCGGGCAGCGGGTCGTCGTCACCACGCTGGGCGAGCTGGACCCGGAGCAGGTGGACATGCGGACCCTGGTGGTCGTCGGCTCGTCGACGACCCGGGCGGTCGAGCGCGGCGGCACGACCGTCGTGTTCACCCCCCGGCACTACGGCCCCGGCGGCACGACGACCGACTGATCACATCGGCTCGTTGACGACATCCTGACGGATGCCGGTTCCGCGCTAGCGTCACGCCGTGCAACTGCGGGTGTGGCGATTCGGGCCCGACGACTGGGAGCAGGCCCGCGTGGCCCGCCTCGCGTCGGTGCGGGACGGGTTCGGTGAGGACAGCGACTTCTACCGCGAGCAGGCCGCCCTCGAACCGGCCGCCTGGCGGGTGGTCCTGACCGAGCACGTCCGCTTCGCCGCCTTCGACGGCGACCGCCCGGTCGGCACCGCGTGCTGGCGGGCCGGTGACGACGGCGACGGCCTGCTGTACGGCATGTGGGTGCACACCGACCTGCGCGGCACCGGGGTGGCCGACGCGCTGGTCGACGCGGTCACCGCCGTCGCTCGCGAGAACGGGTCGCGCACGCTGTCGCTGAAGGTGGAGCCGGACAACGCCCGCGCGATCGCGTTCTACCTCCGGACCGGGTTCGTCGCCGACGGCGTGCCCGGTCCGGGGCTGACCGTCATGAGCCGCCCGGTCTGACCCGAATCCGCGAGTAGGTCATGAGCTGATCTTGGTCGGCCAAAGTTGATGTTGCTTGGGTCGGGAGTTGGGTGGTGGGCAAGCGGGCGGCCCGAGTGTCGCCTCGGGTGGCGGGTTCCTGTGCTGGTCGGGGCCGGTGCGGCCGGGTCAGGACGGAGCGGGCAGGGCGCGGACGCGGGCGAGGACCTCGGCGAGTAGGTGCTCGCCGGGTGGTAGGCGCAGGGTGAGGCCGCGGGCGTGGCGCACGAGGCGGGCGGGGATGGTGATCAGCCGCCGGCGCAGGGTGGCGATCATGGCCTGGCCGCCGCGGACGCCGTGCCCGACCAGGCGCCCGTCGCGGGTGCGGGCGGTGAGGTGGTGCAGCCACCCGCTGGTGGTGGCGGCCAGGAGTGCGCCCCACATCCAGGCTCGGTTCACCGCGAGGTGTCCGGAGGGGAGGTGGCGCAGCGCGGCGCCGTGCTTGGTGTCGCGGAACAGGTTCTCCACCTTCGTGCGGTGGCGGTACCAGTACTCGGCCTGCGCGGCTGCGGCAGGTGTGGAGACGTCGAGGTTGGTCACGATGAACGAGTAGGCGAACACCCCGTCGACCTTGGCCACCGTAGCGAGGTCGTCGAGCGGGAGCGCCCGCTGGGCGGGGTGCAGGGTGCGTCGGCGCCGCGCTCGCGGGTCACCGGAGACCTGGCCGTGGTCCAGGTCGAGCCGGACCCGACGGATCAGCAGCTGGGTCGCTGCGGGCCACCAGTTCGGGCAATAGTCGGCCACCGCGACCTGCGCGCCGGTCATGTCGATCGCGTCGGTCCACCCGTCGGCCGCGACGCCGTCGAGGATGCGCCACAGCGGCGCGATGCGTCGGGCGCCGATGGCGAACTCCACGCCGACGAACAGGGCTGCGCGGGCGAGCTGCCCGGCGAAGTAGCCCGCGTCCGCACGCACGCGGACTCGCCCCGCCCGCGCCTGCGCGGGGAGCGCGGCCAGCGCCCGGTAGAACAGCTCGGCGCTGGTGGCGCGGGGGTCATCCCGGCCCGAACCGAGGTCAGCGGCCAGCACCACCGCGGTGTCGGCCCAGGTCGCGACGTGCGGGCGGGCGACCCGCTGGCCTTGGTGGTTGAACGCCACGCCCTGCTTGAGCCGGCCGTAAACCTCGACATCGGTGGTGTCCAGATCGATCGTCACGTCCGCCGTCAGCTGCTCGGCCCGGTCCGGGTCGACCTGGGCGAGCAGGTCCAGCGCGGTGGTGTGCACGTCACCGAGCCCGGTCTCCACCGCCGCCCACTGCCCCTCGATGAACTTGCGCGCGAGCCCGGCGGCGGTCGTGGACGCCAACCCCGGCACCGGCGTGAGTGCCTGCCCGGCGGTGTCGGCGCGGTGCCGGTCCAGCCCGACCAGGAAGTCCTCCCCGCACAGCTGCGCCGCCGACATGCCGACCAGCATCTGCCCGGCGCTGCACCCGCGGTCGCGGTCCTTGATGGGCCCGACCGCGGCGTCGAGCTTGTCGATGATCCCGAGCCGGTCGATCAGTTCGGTCACCGCGGCCAGCCCGGAGAACCTGGTCAGCGCCGCGTCCGGCGCGCCGAGACGCACCCGCGCACACCGCGGGCGTCGCTTGCGTACTGTTCGCACCTGATAGGTGTCCTCTCAACCCGCAATGTCGTGTCGTCGCAAACACGATCATCGCAGGTCAGCGGGCACCTATCGCCATCTCCCCAGTCCGGACACCAGCGCTACTCGCGGATTCGGGTCTGACCGCGTCCGCGAGCCCCAGCAGGGCCGTGAGCTCGGGCAGCCCGGAGGGTCGCAGGTCCCCGTCGAGTCCCCGCAGCGCCGCGGTCGCCGCGCCGGCGGCCCGGCCCGCGTCGAGCCCGGCCCGTGCGTCCTCGACGACGAGGCAGGTGGCCGGATCCAACCCGAGCTCGGCCGCCGCGGCACGGTAGCCCTCCGGGTCCGGCTTGCCGTGCCGCACGTCGTCCCGGGCGACGAGCACCGGTGCGACGACCCCGGCGGCGCCCAGGCGGGCCTCGGCGAGCCGCCGGTCGGCGCTGGTCACGACGGGCCCACGGGATCCGCGCCGCGTCGAGGGCGGCGAGCAGCGCGTGCGCGCCGGGCAGCGCGACGACGTCGTCGAGGTCGTCGTACTGCAGCTCGAGCTGGCGGGCCGCGGCAGTGTCGAGCGCGGCACCGGTGAGGTCCGGGCGCAGCAGCCGGATCGTGCCGTCGCTCGGCACCCCGTGCGCGACGCGGACCAGGTCCGCCTCGGCGACGCCGTACTCGCGGGCCCAGGCGGCCCAGGATCGGGCGACCGCCTCGTCGGACTCCACCAGGGTGCCGTCCATGTCGAACAGGATCGCGGCGTACACCGCACCACCTCTTTCCCTCGGACGGCGAGCATATCGAGCCTGGAAGGATTCCCTCCATGCGAGCAGTACGGATCACCGCGTTCGGTGCGCCACCCGAGGTCGTCGACCTGCCGGACCCCACGCCGCCCGCGGGCGGGGTGGTCGTGCGGGTGGAGGCGACCGGGTTGTGTGCCAGCGACCGCTTCGCCTGGGCCGGGCACGACGGCGACGTGATGCTCCCCCACGTCCCCGGCCACGAGCTGGTCGGGCGCGTGGTCGCGACCGGCACCGGGGTCACCCGGTTCCGGGCCGGTGACCGGGTCACGGCGCCGTTCGTCTGCGGCTGCGGTGTGTGCCCGGACTGCCGGGCGGGCCGCGCACAGGTCTGCCCGCACCAGCAGCAGCCCGGCTTCACCCACGACGGCTCCTTCGCCGAGCTCGTCGCGCTGCACCATGCCGACCACAACCTGGTGCCGGTCCCCGACGACGCCGATGCCGCCGGGGCCGCGCTGCTCGGCTGCCGGATCGCCACCGCGCACCGGGCGCTGGTCGGGCGCGGCGGGCTGGTCGCCGGGGAGCGGGTCCTCGTGCTCGGCGCGGGCGGGGTCGGCCTGGCCGCGGTGCTGATCGCGGCGGCGCTGGGCGCCGAGTCGGTCGTCGCGGACCCCTCGCCCGCGGCCCGGGCCCGGGCGGTCGAGCTGGGCGCGGTGGCGGCGGTGGACACCAACCACGGCCCGGACGCGGTCCGCGAGGCCGTCGGCGACGGCGGCGCCCGCCTCGCGGTGGAGGCCGCGGGCCGGGCGGACGCCCTGGACCTCGGCGTCCGGTCGCTGCGCAGGCAGGGGACGCTGGTGCAGGTCGGCCTGCTCGCCCGGGAGCCGGTGGTGCCGGTGCCGCTGATGATCGCGCACGAGCTGACGGTCACTGGGAGCCACGGCATGGCCGCCGCGGACTACCCGGAGTTGATGGCACTCGTCGCCGAGGGCCGTCTCGACCCGGGCCGGCTGGTCACCCGGCGGACCGGGCTGGAGGCGCTCGCCGGGGCGCTGGCCGCGGCCCCGGAGCCGGGCGGGATCCTCGTCGGCCTGCCCTGAGACCCGGCCTGCCCCGGGACCCGGTGCGCCCCGGGGTGCGGCGTGCCCACTTTCCGGCCTCCCCGGGGTTCCGGCAGCCTCCGGGCTCGGGATGCCCCGACGGACGACGCGCGACCGATGGGCCGGCCGCTACCCCCGATCCGGGCCGGGCACCTCGGCCGGGGACCGCCGCGGCGCGGCGAGGCGCCGGGCGGCCTCCACGACGAAGGCACGGCGCGCGGCCCGCTCGGCCGGGTCACCGGGCTCGGCACCGGTCACCATCGAGGCGAGCTGGGGCACCGTGTGCCACCAGGCGGCCAGCGCGATCAGCGCGAACACCAGATGGGCCGGGTCGAGGCCGTCGTCGATCGTCCCGGC is a window from the Pseudonocardia sp. HH130629-09 genome containing:
- a CDS encoding precorrin-8X methylmutase; translated protein: MSGYDYITDGNEIYRRSFATIRAETDLSGLPPGVDDIAVRMIHACGQVDLVDDIAASDGVVAAARSALRAGAPILCDAMMVASGVTAARLPADNEVLCLLRDARVPDHARRIGNTRSAAALELLADRFEGAVVAIGNAPTALFHVLDLIDRGDAPRPAAIIGIPVGFIGAAESKVALSERTDLEHLVVHGRRGGSAITAAALNALAHEQEIIA
- a CDS encoding precorrin-2 C(20)-methyltransferase, with translation MTGTLYGVGLGPGDPELTTIKAARLVRDADVIAYHSARHGRSIARRIAEPHLSGTAIEEALVYPVTTEATDHPGGYQGAIDAFYAEAAARLAAHLDAGRDVVLLAEGDPLFYGSYMHMHKRLAGRYPTEVVPGVTSISGAAAAIGQPLVERNEVLTVLPGTLPREELARRLAGTDSAAVMKLGRTFTAVRGAMADAGVLDRARYVERATMEGQRTGALSDVDPSDVPYFAITLVPGEVAASVPEEAVASVAEPGGAAAEERSVRGPGEVVVVGTGPAGRDWLTPQVARALSEVDDLVGYRPYLDRVPPNPRQARHASDNKVESERAAHALDLAASGRRVAVVSAGDPGVFAMATAVLEVAAEPKYHDVPVRVLPGMSAAQAVAAAVGAPLGHDHAMISLSDRLKPWDVVADRLRAVAAADLAIAIYNPRSKARPWQVGAARDVLLEHRAPDTPVVLGRDVGGAGQRVVVTTLGELDPEQVDMRTLVVVGSSTTRAVERGGTTVVFTPRHYGPGGTTTD
- a CDS encoding GNAT family N-acetyltransferase, which encodes MQLRVWRFGPDDWEQARVARLASVRDGFGEDSDFYREQAALEPAAWRVVLTEHVRFAAFDGDRPVGTACWRAGDDGDGLLYGMWVHTDLRGTGVADALVDAVTAVARENGSRTLSLKVEPDNARAIAFYLRTGFVADGVPGPGLTVMSRPV
- a CDS encoding IS1380 family transposase: MRLGAPDAALTRFSGLAAVTELIDRLGIIDKLDAAVGPIKDRDRGCSAGQMLVGMSAAQLCGEDFLVGLDRHRADTAGQALTPVPGLASTTAAGLARKFIEGQWAAVETGLGDVHTTALDLLAQVDPDRAEQLTADVTIDLDTTDVEVYGRLKQGVAFNHQGQRVARPHVATWADTAVVLAADLGSGRDDPRATSAELFYRALAALPAQARAGRVRVRADAGYFAGQLARAALFVGVEFAIGARRIAPLWRILDGVAADGWTDAIDMTGAQVAVADYCPNWWPAATQLLIRRVRLDLDHGQVSGDPRARRRRTLHPAQRALPLDDLATVAKVDGVFAYSFIVTNLDVSTPAAAAQAEYWYRHRTKVENLFRDTKHGAALRHLPSGHLAVNRAWMWGALLAATTSGWLHHLTARTRDGRLVGHGVRGGQAMIATLRRRLITIPARLVRHARGLTLRLPPGEHLLAEVLARVRALPAPS
- a CDS encoding HAD-IA family hydrolase — translated: MTSADRRLAEARLGAAGVVAPVLVARDDVRHGKPDPEGYRAAAAELGLDPATCLVVEDARAGLDAGRAAGAATAALRGLDGDLRPSGLPELTALLGLADAVRPESASSAGVRTGEMAIGAR
- a CDS encoding alcohol dehydrogenase catalytic domain-containing protein; its protein translation is MRAVRITAFGAPPEVVDLPDPTPPAGGVVVRVEATGLCASDRFAWAGHDGDVMLPHVPGHELVGRVVATGTGVTRFRAGDRVTAPFVCGCGVCPDCRAGRAQVCPHQQQPGFTHDGSFAELVALHHADHNLVPVPDDADAAGAALLGCRIATAHRALVGRGGLVAGERVLVLGAGGVGLAAVLIAAALGAESVVADPSPAARARAVELGAVAAVDTNHGPDAVREAVGDGGARLAVEAAGRADALDLGVRSLRRQGTLVQVGLLAREPVVPVPLMIAHELTVTGSHGMAAADYPELMALVAEGRLDPGRLVTRRTGLEALAGALAAAPEPGGILVGLP